Sequence from the Amphiprion ocellaris isolate individual 3 ecotype Okinawa chromosome 1, ASM2253959v1, whole genome shotgun sequence genome:
TAAACAGAGTCCACCTGAGTGCAGTGCAACTTCAGAACAAATGTAGCAGCATTGTAATGGTCCAAAAGATCTGCAATAGCAACCAgtggaaatgaatgaaaaaccaCCAAAGCACTACTGTCCTGCTAAAATTACTGGCCAGGCAAGGACAGCACTGATCAGAGGAGCAGCCCAGAGGTCCAGGAATCTGGGGAGGATGATCTCGATTCCGTGAGGGAAGGTGTTCTGAGGGCGCTGTGTGTCTACTTGAATGAAGACCCTGAAAACCTGATAAAGGATCATGTTGTGAGTACAACAGTATTTTACCCAAGTCACACGCATGGAAATGGTCATACACAGGGCTGTAGACTGCGACTAAAATGGTCAAATTTTCAATGGTTTTAGCAGATTGCGCGAAGAAAAACAGCCAATACTTTGGTAGCTCTACCACAGACTTAACTTAGCATGATTGCTTATTTGGCCTTTGATTGAATTGAACAAAACCAAGAACAAATACATCTGTCTTTTCGTCACTGACCTTATGCCTGTCTCGTAACATGCAAGCTGAGTGCTCCAAGTGCGTGCCATCCCCAAAGTTGGAGATTGCGCTTCACTGTTAACAGCACCAGACCCTGAGtctcatggatggatggatggatggatggatggataaaaacTTTATTATCCCTAGAGGGAAATTCAAATATCCAGCAGCTCAATGCACGCACACATCATCATATATAAAATCAGTATAAAAAAATCAAGTCGAAATAAAAGTCAAGTTAAAAAAGTCCATGCAAGTCAACCAAGAGGCACTAAAGTCAATGACACAACAAGATTAAATTCAGACACCTTTAAGAATGATTAAATAGTCTTACGGCAGTCAGCACAAAGGAGTTCGTAAACCACTCAGTCCTGGAGCTCAGTGAAATCAGATTTTGACCACTTCTGCTTTTCTGAGCCGCCAAAACACTGTGGAGGGGATGAGAGATGTTCTTCATAATGGCATCCAGTCTCCTTCAACTGCGCAACTCCACCAATGCACTCAGAGAGTATACGGCCCTCCCAATTAGAGAGCAATTCATGACACATGGATAAAGACCCTGTGGCACAGTGGACTTTACCAATCGCTATTACTGCAACATCATGCGAAAGCTTTCTAGACACTCATGGCCATATCTTCCACCCAGTCTTAGCCTTCGTCTTGGTCTTTTTTTAGCACCTCTTTTTTGAGCTGCCTCACCACTACATGCACCAATGACTCTAAAACAATGAGGGAAGGATGGGGGCATAGGGTGGAGCACATATCTCACCAGATTTTAGCTCAGCACCTCAAAGTCTTTAAAATCCTGAATAAGACTAAAGTTTGCCCCAAGAACGCGAAGATAGAAACAATCCAGCGTGTCTGAAACCTGTTTATTTTGTCACTGTCTTAAAACCGAGGGAAAAGACAAGGGCTAAGAGCGACCTCTCTGTAGTGGGCTAGTgcattatttactattttacaaGAGAACTAGTAGAGACAACATAGAATCAGACGAACAGAAATTTATTTTTGCCCATTATCACTTGTTTAAATTGTCCAAGAATCACAGAGAAAACTTTCCAAACTGTTATTAGGAAGAAACAAATGGCAGTTTGTCGACTGGCAGTATATACCTTACTGTGCAGTACTGTGATAACCTTATCACAGTAAGGTGATAAGGTATCCAGTAAGTTAGGATACCTTACTGTGCAGTGTCACAGTAAGGTATCCTAAAAACGCATTTCATTATGATTCACATGCAGTGGGCTTATCCCCCTGCACCACATCCTGTCACTGGTTTAAAGGTGTTTTCAATAGCAGAGTAAATCACAGCTTGTCATTTCAACCTTAAGTCTTTATTCTCCAAAACTGAAGAAATGTCATGTCTGTCTCTCCCCCACATTACCATGTTGCTCATTCTGCATAGCTTCCTATCTAGGATTGTTATATGGTATCCAAAGATTGAGCCTAATGCCATGTGCAACCCAAAATGGACAATCCACCTAATCCTTGACAGTAGTGAAAGTAAATGGTGAAAATGCTGAGTCATTTAAAGTGGatcacaaagaaagaaattacTTTTATATCCCCAAAAGTATGAtatctgtaaatatatatattatccaTTAGTATAGATTAATTCTTTGATGTCACTTGGGCAAGCCAAAAGAAGCAGTGAGgtgccacaaaacaacaacttggAACGCATATTTAGATGTTTAGTAAGTCCAATATTCtagttttgtaaataaaatctgataCATAACAGATTGAGTTGAACAGCCTTATTTCATGCAGTCTTTCAGATGAGTTGTCAACGACACTGGCTGAAGCGTATTGACTGGTGTCTCTTTGCAGGGACATGACAACACTGTATTTGAGGACTACGCAGAGGAGACCACTGTGGGAATCTTCACTTCAAGACGCCATGAGGCCCAGTCCAAACCAGATGATATTGGAATCATCCTGGAAGGCCAGGTTGTCATCCAAGAACTGGACAATGTCCCTTTGGCCATTTCCCTTCTCTTCGGTCTACTGTACGCCCTAAACATGGATTATCCTCCACAACTAAGGTACTTCTTTGAAGTGGTCCAAAAGGTGATCATGGAGTTGGATGGCGGAGTCCTGTCCAGAAAAGCACAAGTACTAAAAAATAGACTCTATGAATAGTGTTTTTGGAAATGGCCTGCATTTGCATTGTTCATGCATTCATTGCGTTGAAGGTGAAAGctttgtttagtttcattttgataatgcagctttaaatttcaagattttttattttatacctGAACTGttgtcagtttattttttatttattattattattattattattattattattattattattattattattattattattattattattattattattattttgtttcgGCGTCATAACATTTGAGCAGTTCTTTGCAAGGCTTTATACGCCACCAAaacggcatttttttttctctgtttcatcgTGTAATTGTCTGCTGCCTCCAGACAAAGGCAAATTCCCATATATTTTGCATCATAAAATGTTAGGTATTAATTTAGAGGTacccaaaaatgtgtttaaccTCAGTTGTTCAATTCAAATGGAATtttagcatgcatgttttaggaTATTTTTATATGCATTAGAGTTGGAATGTCAACGttgagcagttttacagtttttatgaaAGTATAAGGTCAGTTTTcttacaagtttttttttttttttgtcaaaaagccACATTGTATTTGTAACCAAACAGTTTACACTCACTGCAGACCGCCCGGTGTTAAATCAACCATAAAGCATGAAGACAGCGACAGGCTAAATATCGATGTATGACTGAGCATGCAATTATTGGCACCCCTGACAAAATTTCACTAACATAAAGTGACATGTTCACAATAACTGGCACGTTCTCAGTTATTCATAGAAAACCCTATAACCCCATAATTACACACCAGCTTCTGTCACATTGTTTTTGCCAATTCATCTGTATCGATGAGCTCCAACTCTTTAGTTGAGGGTCTCCTGCATCACCTTGATCTTTATCACCCTCACCAGTTTCTCTGTCAGATTTATGTCAGGCTCTAGCTAAGCCACTGCAAaacattgtgtgtgtctgacaatcatttcttcaccacttttgctgtgtttttggtctttgtCACAGTAATGTCCAGAAAGTAGCCAAGACAATTTTTGTGCAActgtttgatgttgttttggGTAAATGTCCATGTGGTCTTCTATTTTTATTGTGCTGTTCTATTTGGCTAAGTGTATTGGTCCATtaggaaacaaacacaaagcatcACATTTTCACACTAAACAAAGGCATCAGACCATAAAACAGAGGACTAGATGACATCTAGTCTGATGTTTTatgatctgattaaaaaaaaaagttttatttgccCATTCTGAGGTTGTCTTTGCTTGGTGTGAAAAAGCTCAAACTtccactttaaaaacatcagactCACGTTCACACATGGTGATGAAAATGTGATGCTTTGAGGGTTTTTGTTTCCTAATGGATCTAGATACTTAACCTAAAGGGATTTGGTCAATGAAAAAAAGAGCGTAAGATGAAGATCCTCCCCAACAACATCAAACAGAGAAACTTGGTCTGGGCCACTTCCTGGACATTCTGCGACAacaacccaaaaacacaaaacaaaaagggtGAAGAAAAACTTGTTAGACATAAAGATTGTTTTGCAGTGTCTGAGCCAGAGCCTGACTTGAATCTGACAGAGAAACTGTTGAAGGTGCTAAAGATCAAGGTGATGCAGGAGACCCTCAACTAGAGAGAGTTGGAGCTCATCGATAGAGATGAATGGGCAAAAAATACCAATGGAGACGTGACAGAAGCTGGTCTGTAATTATAGGAAAAGTTTGATTGGTGAATAAATCAACTTGAAGTGAAATTTTGTCAGGGGTGCCAATAATTGTGGGCTCAACTGTATGATGAAAGTAATTTTAGCTTTATTTCTCAGACAAGTACAAAACATTGCAAAAGGCAATCTGAAAACCGCTATATGATTGTCACTGTTAAGTCAGACAATGAGCATAACTGATCAATAGttttttcttgcaaatattgctgtttgaaaatctgttttatgcTGAGATAGTCATGTTAAGcatactgttcaaataaatattaatgttatatttttttaatattgagTACTGCTTTGATTGCTTTATAGGTCTAAACTAATTTTGTAATTGTAATTTATTGCAGATTGCATGAAAAAGAACTGCGTATACAATATGAGAGTAAATTGTTTATTCAGAGCACAAAGCAATAGAATGCTAATggtttaaaatatttatgtgtatatataacatttaaaatacGCTAAAGGCACATGATCTTATTTGACGTTTACAACATTAAATAGTTTGACtctaattatatatatttattatagtgATATTGCAGAGTTTTTTTACgcaacagaaaaatgattttttttaaactcaaaaactaaaaattatcTCGCTCACATTGCATGTATTTATTCTAATACAAGacataaaagtgttttgcagCCAAAAAATAGTCATATTGCGCGCAACCACTTTCCATGTCTTTTTTAAGCTGTGTCTGCgatctttttctttcagtgtatAACCCTGCACAGTGATCTGAACAGTGACTGGGTCTTTGGAAAAAGATCGTTAGTCACCATGATTTGAATGGTGAATCAGTGCAGCTAGACCAGATGGAGATGCATGAAGGGTTATAGGGTTTCAGTTGATGTGAATTGGATAGGCAAAACAATGAAGGAGAATCCACATTTACCTTGTCTCAGAGTGGACAAGTGGTTGTCTGTTGCATAATAGCTGTTAGCATCATGGCTGATGTCAGCTTGAGGAAAAATACCAGTTTACAGACAGCGATGTGGAGTTGCAGTTACAGCTGCCTATTTCCTCTCATTGACTTCACCCATGGTGTTAATAGCTGCTCGTTTGATAATCCCATATCACAGCAGCCTGTTTGATCCACCCGCCCATGAATGGTGAATCAGTGGAGCCAGACCAGACGTAGACACACGAAGAGTTCAATTGATGTGAATTGGGCTAGCAACACAGGGGCTTGACTGAAGGACAATCTACACACGTCTGctcagtttgtccagcagatgtAAAAGGACTGGACAACACACAACAGAGCTGTGACAGAAAAGGAATCTAGCTTTGTAGAGAAGTTGTTGTCCAACAAATATTGAtccactttgtttttgtaaaggaATGTCTTGCTCTGCATTTCTGTAGAAAGTaggaataaaactaaaaccaaaaaacacccacactTGAATTGTGAATTAAAGAATGATGGGACCACTtgtagggattttttttgtcattgctgtGTCTTGTAAAGAGATTCATCTAGAACAGATGAGAAGTCTGAATCTGGCTTGTTTAACCTGAGCCTTACAGTAAGTTATCACTCAGCAATGGATTCTGAAGTACGGGCTAAGGTGTGTTTTAGCTGATGATTTTCATGAGGCCTTCCATGCCTTTGGAAGTTAAAAACTCCTGCAGCGACAGAGCAGTTTTTCACTGGTAGTAGGCTGATGTAATTCTCCGCTGCTGTTAAAGGTAACAAATGACAGTTCATGCTATAATGAAAAAGACAGGCTCAACATattcagaaacaggaaaaatctactttaaagtgtttaaagTAAACTCATACTTCTAggtttgaaaacaaaacaaaaaaacaacaacacatgacAAGAGGTTGTACTGACACATGAAATTTCTGGCACATTTGTTGAGTGAAActagaattatttatttatttgacttaaATGGTTCAGTTTTCTGTGAATACCTGGATTATCACAAtttgcaaaatgaataaaacttctGAAACTGATAGAATTTATTCATGCATAACTACAAGGTACATTGATCTGAATGTAAGTCAGCCTGTCGAGCTGTGCTACATCAAAAacctgtttgtctcttttgcCATGGCAGAGTGTCTCCAGTAGCGCCTCAACATAGACATGTAAACTGTGTGTGGGGGTTGGGCATCAACCTTCAGGAACATCACCTTTACCTCTGTCCACACAAGCATATTAGTATAGAGCTGGAGTTGTAAtcaaaaaggcattaaaaaaacaggtgACGTTTTGACTTATTCCAAAATGTCTGTTACCACATTATGAACATTAGTATCAAAGTAAGTAAGTTTCTGAATAGTAGCACTGGTGCAACCAAATATCTGAGATATTTGGTTGCACCAGTGCAGGATGTTGCATCAGCACAGGATTTGGTCACCACCTCCCAAAACTGTCATTGCTGCCAATAGTAGCGTCACTGTCAGCATTTGTTCTGCACCAGTCATTGTGAttgaatgtagtttttttacttttttctgtttaacactttaaatgaaataagcctcattcagtttgttttgaacACAATCTACAGGTAGATGcaatgtttaaaattattttcaaaaatattacttaCTGCAGGAAGGTGAGTGTAATGTTAAATAATATCATAGTTCCCTCAATTAATCTATTTTCAATTAAAGGGGAAACTTATTCACaaaattgattgattttatggCTGACAGAGAATAAGGTCCACACTTTGGTGGTACAGAATGATAGGGGTCCTCTTTTAGATAGTCCATAACGACACGAGGGCCCTTTTAGATAGCACAGAGCGACATTAACACTCCAGTGTTTATACATAGATAGAAGATCATTTCAGTATTTACAATATAGTCCTGATTAGAGAAAGAATCATTTACAACTTGCATTGTGACATTGTTGTAATAATTATTTACTCTGAAATGGATTCTAAAAAGATGTTCATTAGACCACAATAAACTGTAGTTGCAGAAGTTTTTTAATCCGAGCCTCAAATGAAAGGTTTTACCTTCAGGAGTGAAATAATAAAGAGGCAATACAAAGGTCTAATTTGAAATTCACACTTATCTCATTTCATAGTTATTTCATACTAGCACAGCAAAATGTGAGAACCcctaatataaaatgaaaaacaaagacatgtttGTTGTCAGGAAGTGtgacaaacattcaaaaatattactttacaaAGATTTCAATGGTATTTCTGAATATATGTGAATGGAGATGCACATATAAAAAATTTAAGTAATTGTTTCTGATGTCACAGTTCTTGATAGATGATGTTAGTGCATGCAACCAAGCAACCAAACCAACCAAATCAGGGATTTGTAAGAGAGACTAATTAAGTCAAATGACTTTTAtgtgtttaaacatttaaaactttaaagtTACACTTAGACTTAATACTAATTCATTTGTGTAACAGACAGTTCCATCGCAGCCCTGACCGACATCTACGTATGAAAGAGGGGCCCTCCAGAACCTGCAATGGAGGGCCCCTCTTTGATGTGTAGATGTCGGTCAGGCTGAACTGTTGTGTTAACACCTACAGCTCCACTGAAGGCTATGGAGGGCCACTCTTTGATATGTAGATGTCAGGCAGGGCTGATGGTCCCCTCctggctgtttttttaaaaaataaaaaaatccatatttttagttatattctgaaaaatgaccttaaaagaaaattttgtatatgatttttgtttcagcaaaataactacaaacacTGGGCCACTATTACCAGTTTACCACGACGGCCCCCTCTTGGATTGTAaagcgtgtgtgcgcgtgtatatatatatatacatacacatacacacacatatacatatatatacacacacactgaagcagGGATTCTGACATCTGACATTCTGTTGATAGCTGATTGATTCAAACATCATAGAATTTAAAATACACTAGGATTTTAGATTTAAATTTGTATTCATTACTCAAAGATAATCTTAACATCTACAAACTTCATcaaggaaaacaaaatgtgaaaaatggaaGACATTAGAAGAACCAAAGTGTCAGCAGGGAATAAAACTGTTTCATTAAGTGCTACAACAAATGTTGCAATACATGCCCTGTCAGGCAGGGAGACAGTTGCAGTTTGCGAGAACTGTTTGAAGTAAGgaaataagtgttttttttttttctggaacaCACAATGATTTGATGCTAACAGTCctttcaaggttttttttttttttttttaacagagatAAGTGGATTGGCAAGTAGCTTGAGAGAGGTAGTCAAAACAAACCCTGACACAAAAAACCAAATGACTGAACTCTGGACAGCTGTATTGTCACCAGTCTTAATGTCTGTTTCTTAATTAGTGTAAACTCATGTATCTTAGTACAACATTCTTAAAATCTTTTTGTACAAAACAATGTATGACAAGTGTTGTCCACAGTCTGGGACTGACCATGCTTCTCTGTTCTGGTCATCGTTTATACATGCCTATCCATTAAAGGCATGCCCATTAGTGTTCAGAGGactaatctgtaaaaaaaatgctctgtcAGTCTGCACTATCAGCAGGTCCTTCAGCAGAGGAAGAGTGATGTCTCCTGGTTTTAAAATGGATCCTAAGCACAAGAAAGAGAACAGAGTGTGCCAAGTGATTCATGTCAAGTGGACACCCTTATCTATGAAAGATGGGTGGCTCTCTCTTGCAGTGGCTCCACTGTTCTTAAGGTAGCCAAGCAGGACTGATGAACATTCAGGCACAGAGGAGGCTGACTGTGGGGTTCAGTTAGGGAGAGCAGATACACTCAAGGAACTTTcaggaaaatgacaaataaaaatgtccagaatttAGAAAAAAGCTCAGGAGCAGAAGGTAGTGTAGTCTAGATGGGCAAGTGTACATAAGATCAGGTCCTGTGCAGAGCGCCTTAAGGTTTCAGCAAGTCAACTAGGTTAGGAGGAGCAGAGGTGGATCAGTTCACAGCAGACTGTTCTATTTCAGGCAGCTCATCCCTCCTCGAGGCAGCCGGCAGCCACGGGCCACCATGACGGAATGGACTTTGCTTAAACGTCTCCTGGATGCTGTCCACCAGCACTCCACCATGATTGGGCGCCTGTGGCTCACTGTCATGGTCATTTTCCGGCTGTTAATTGTGGCTGTGGCTACTGAAGACGTGTACACCGACGAGCAGGAGATGTTTGTATGCAACACTTTGCAGCCAGGATGTTCCACCGTCTGCTATGATGCGTTTGCACCCATCTCACAGCCTCGCTTCTGGGTCTTTCACATCATCAGCGTCTCTACACCATCGCTGTGTTTCATCATTTACACCTGGCACAACCTGTCCAAGCTGCCCCAAAACACCACACTGAGACGAGGACAAGGACTGGGGGACATTACAGGACAGAGAGGCCCAGATGTAGGGCGAGAAGGTGGACAGGAAGCATATGATCAGAGCTGCAACTCAGAAAGCTACTCTATCCACTGCCACAAGCATCTAGGTCACAGCCTAGCAGATGTACTTGATGGCATCACCATTCAGAGTCTCCAGAGCGGAGACCCCAACAACATAGTATCCTTGAGCCAGGCCCAAACATGCACTTTAAGGGAGGTGAGCacagaaggtcatgtggtctctGGAGGAGTTCTGTCCAAATGTTATGTCTTCCATGTATGTTTACGGGCTGTCCTGGAGGTGGGCTTTGTCCTGGCCCAGTGGAAACTTTTTGGCTTTCAGGTGCCTGTCCATTTCCTTTGTACCTCACCCCCCTGCACCCAGCCAGTGGACTGCTACATCTCCAGACCTACTGAGAAAACCATCTTCCTGCTCTTCATGTTTTGTGTGGGAGTTTTCTGCATCCTGCTCAACCTGCTGGAGCTCAACCACCTGGGCTGGAAGAAGATCCGTCAGGCAgtgaggcagaggaggaggagatcccGGGGACGTTGTCCAAGGATGAGGAGAGGTTATGAAACTTTCCCTCAAGATAGCCCATCTCTGACATCTTCTTTAGACTTCAGAGAAGGAACTAGCACCACTTCCCTGCCAACTCTGAACCTGGTGGTTGGTCACCAGCCTGACTGGACCTGCACTGTGAATTGTGGTAGGATGCAGGTGTCTGAGGAGGTCCGAGAGACAACACTAGAGCAACCAAAGAGAGAGGACTCCCATAAAGGAGAGAGGCTTCCTATGAAGAGTAAAAGGGAGATCAGAGGATCCAAGCAGAGGAGTGCTGAGGTCTGGATATAGAATTTAACTACAGAGTCACATGTTACAGCCTGTATTTATCTTGCTGCACTGGCTTGCCATGGCAAGGATTCTGTCCTTCAGGGAAGGAGTGGCTTACCaggattttttgaaaaagaaaaccttaGTTATCTCTACATCAGAGATATTTAATTTGCTTTGCTCAGATGCCACTTTTGCTAGACTCTGTTAACAGGAATATTTatcaaataaaatgataaacattaaaaggcctataaaatatttttatttcaaatgatctattttcaaattaaatgatTTACAAAGGACATAGAAACAAAGAATTAACTGAACTGGAAAATGGTCAGCACACAATCACAGGCCATAAGTTACCACTGCTGCTGATGCATGCAGCCCACAAAAGtggattagaaaaaaaatctagtgtTATATGAGCACAAGAAGCTGTCAGATTGTTGAAAAATGTTATCATGTAAACACGTTTAGAGTGGTGTTACAGATGCTACTTTTTCAGTACTAAGTTGTTCTGATGAAAACTGGTCACAAATGCAAGACCAGACAGAAACAGGTAGGGGacaaaagaaatatattttttttaggttcAACTATCTAAAACTAATGCAATATAATCCAATTACCCAGTAGTAAATCTTTCTGTCGTAAAGGTTATAATGTTAAGAATAGTGTATATTGTTTTACCTTAGTGTTCAATTTGGAGGCTGGAGTTTGGTGTTGCTGTTGATCACTTGGCAATACATGGGGACACAATTTTTGTCTGCAAAATTTATATAGGTGAGGGTGACGTAAGTCTGGGCAAAGTCCCTGGTTTGATTTGATACGGGGATGTTTGTTCACTGTCATacttctctctttttgtctgtcCTGACACTCTAATCTGAATCTCTTCTGCCAGAAATAAGGGTTACTGGAAATACTCCTGGAGTATTGCAATacaattcagcaaaaacacCACATCTACAGCTTCTAAAATGATTTATAAACTAAATTAGCTCTCCAAATGTTTTTCTCAAACTAAAGATTAAAACCTTGATGTCGGTAAAACTGCATTAGCGCTCTATCacattgaatgttttttgtaatttgggtgACCAAATCCTTTATTCCACCATAGAGGACCATAAATTAATGCAATAACAGAAGTAATGATATTGACTCCTTTGATTGATCTTATTGATTCACAACAGCCCTGTTACACACGAGTCAGTCAGAAAATCATAACTTGAATGAATTCTGTATGGAAGAAACCTCACATCAATGAATATATTCACATGCTCTtgtcaataaataaatcatgctGATGTTTGAGTCTTAAAGCCgggatatttttaaatttgtgattTCATGAGTGTTTATTGCATAATATAAATCGTGTTCTTGACAGGAACCTACATCGATGTGCTATGAGTTCACAGTGCACTGAGTCAGTGAGTATAGAGGCAGCCTATAGATATTCTTTTGTGAGATGCATCATGGATGAGAGGACAGATTGTTTAAGGCACTGTTTTCCAACCACCTTTAATACAAAACAATGTCCATCACAATTAGAGAAAAGTCCAAtaaatcactttttttgttgtttctaacAGTAACAATAATCTTGAGACCAATTAGATTAAGAATAATATACCTCCTTGTGGGGCCCAATTTGGGAACTACAAACTTAATGCGCCAAATGGCTAAATATACCTAGATGTTATATAAAATGTTGCAGTTGAATGTTTCATTCTTAAATGCAATACAATTTGTTGCCATAGTAGCCTCCACTCTTCTGGTTTGTAGCAGATATACACATGGCAGAGATTTGATCTTGTTTACACAGAAGAGAATAAATTATGTGCTACAGTGACGTTGGGTATGGGTGGGGAGGTCTGTCTCAGAGGGGGGTAATGTCAAGTTGAAGAAAAGGAACAGAGTCACGCAAAATCACAAGCACACTCTTGACACACAAATTTCCTATCACTGAAACCAAGATGCCTAAAAACATTCATATGGCCAAAGCACACAAAAGTCGGTGGACCGCATGTCCATGTATATTTGATCAAATAGATTACAGATCAGACGcatgcaaagaaaacacacatgaatTTTGGTTCGGTATTTGCTAGTTATTTACTTACGCAATATATTCATTAGTATATTAATTTACAGCATCTATAAAACACCTTTTGCATAAACGATgctactgaaaaataaaacacagaactgCACAGCCAGTTTCCTTTGTCTCGAAGTAGGCTGTAAAATGAATACTCTAAGAGAAACTGCAATGGCAAATAGAGGTACAGTGATGAGAGAGAACTCCTATTTTCAAAGAGTCAGGCATTCATACTCTGGGGCTAactgcaaataataataataataatactgataaCTGTAGGTTGAAATAGGCTAACCTTGCAGCAGTTTAAAAAACCAGTCACATtcgaaatatttcatttaattacatATAGTTTTACAATATAGTTGTTTTGGTAAAACTATATGTAGTTGTAAATCaaatattctgaaaaaaattcttcCCCTGTTATGTTCTGAAGACTTAACAGGGGAAGAATGCATAAATAAACCTTCTCAAGGACATCCCTTTCTGTAAGGTTCTGTGACTATACTGCAGACAGTGCCTACCACTATACAAAAATTCATGATCgtgatctttatttttttttaaaaaacaaaaaacacatcatcatGCAACATCTTacccaaagttgtttaaatcaatccaactggactttaagaaagt
This genomic interval carries:
- the gjd6 gene encoding gap junction protein delta 6 → MTEWTLLKRLLDAVHQHSTMIGRLWLTVMVIFRLLIVAVATEDVYTDEQEMFVCNTLQPGCSTVCYDAFAPISQPRFWVFHIISVSTPSLCFIIYTWHNLSKLPQNTTLRRGQGLGDITGQRGPDVGREGGQEAYDQSCNSESYSIHCHKHLGHSLADVLDGITIQSLQSGDPNNIVSLSQAQTCTLREVSTEGHVVSGGVLSKCYVFHVCLRAVLEVGFVLAQWKLFGFQVPVHFLCTSPPCTQPVDCYISRPTEKTIFLLFMFCVGVFCILLNLLELNHLGWKKIRQAVRQRRRRSRGRCPRMRRGYETFPQDSPSLTSSLDFREGTSTTSLPTLNLVVGHQPDWTCTVNCGRMQVSEEVRETTLEQPKREDSHKGERLPMKSKREIRGSKQRSAEVWI